A single Epinephelus lanceolatus isolate andai-2023 chromosome 22, ASM4190304v1, whole genome shotgun sequence DNA region contains:
- the LOC117245668 gene encoding E3 ubiquitin-protein ligase TRIM68-like, giving the protein MKSCLVCVASYCEGHLEPHKTAAALSRHKLIEPVRNLEDRICKKHGKILELFCKMEERFICQICAETDHSQHQVLTAEAASQQKMIQIKRKGREVELMIQDRQKRIEEISHSKKQTKENAQKEIEDSTEIFMSVMESMKTIHTELMEEIEARHNAEQRRFEKLIKELRQEIDELEKKSAELQQLLGIKDHIELLEAFNQAYTLPSTQTWPSIPVNEVDFLGYIQTSLIKAREFINLEIKKQSANKLKKMQQFAEDITIDPDTAGPWLIVSDDGKEVRQSPKKHKVLTSPARFTENTFVVATKGFTTGRHYWEVRVKEKSNWVLGVASGTVKRREHVAPSPENGLWTLGHRDGGQYFVYTRNPFPLTPSTPPQRVGVFVDYEERQVSFLDVEAKTHIFTFTKCNFTQKVYPVFDPCVAAEKKEVAPLKIMMVELTK; this is encoded by the exons ATGAAGTCCTGCCTGGTGTGTGTGGCGTCGTACTGTGAGGGTCACCTGGAGCCTcacaagacagcagcagccCTGAGTAGACATAAGCTGATTGAGCCAGTCAGGAACCTGGAGGACAGGATATGTAAGAAGCATGGGAAGATCCTGGAGCTGTTCTGTAAGATGGAGGAGAGGTTCATATGTCAGATTTGTGCCGAGACGGACCACAGCCAACACCAAGTTTTAACAGCAGAGGCCGCGTCAcagcagaaaatg ATTCAGATTAAGAGGAAAGGGAGAGAAGTGGAGCTGATGATTCAGGATCGGCAAAAGAGGATTGAAGAAATCAGTCACTCAAAGAAACAAACCAAG GAAAATGCGCAGAAAGAAATAGAGGACAGTACCGAGATTTTCATGTCTGTGATGGAGTCCATGAAGACTATCCACACAGAGCTCATGGAGGAGATTGAGGCGAGACACAATGCAGAACAGAGGAGGTTTGAAAAGCTCATCAAGGAGCTGAGGCAGGAAATCGACGAACTGGAGAAGAAGAGTGCTGAACTACAGCAGCTCTTGGGCATTAAAGACCATATCGAGCTCCTGGAG GCATTCAATCAAGCCTACACACTACCGTCAACTCAGACCTGGCCAAGCATCCCCGTCAATGAGGTGGATTTCTTGGGTTATATCCAGACGTCGTTGATTAAAGCAAGAGAGTTCATCAACCTGGAAATTAAGAAACAGTCAGCCAATA agcttaagaaaatgcagcaatttGCAG AGGACATCACCATTGACCCTGACACCGCAGGACCCTGGCTTATTGTCTCTGACGATGGGAAAGAAGTCAGGCAGTCTCCAAAGAAGCACAAGGTTCTGACTAGCCCGGCGAGGTTCACAGAAAACACTTTTGTTGTTGCAACAAAGGGTTTCACCACAGGCAGACACTACTGGGAGGTCAGGGTGAAGGAGAAATCCAACTGGGTGCTGGGAGTCGCTTCTGGCACGGTGAAGAGGAGGGAACACGTCGCTCCTTCCCCGGAGAACGGCTTGTGGACCTTAGGTCACAGGGATGGAGGGCAGTATTTTGTGTACACCCGAAATCCATTCCCTTTAACGCCGTCTACCCCTCCCCAGAgggtgggtgtgtttgtggattACGAGGAGAGGCAGGTGTCGTTCCTCGATGTGGAGGCCAAGACTCACATCTTCACCTTCACAAAGTGTAACTTTACACAGAAGGTTTACCCCGTATTTGATCCCTGTGTGGCGGCAGAAAAAAAGGAGGTGGCTCCTCTGAAAATTATGATGGTAGAgctcacaaaataa